A stretch of Streptococcus sp. oral taxon 061 DNA encodes these proteins:
- the ptsP gene encoding phosphoenolpyruvate--protein phosphotransferase, whose protein sequence is MTEMLKGIAASDGVAVAKAYLLVQPDLSFETITVEDTNAEEARLDVALEASQNELSLIREKAVGTLGEEAAQVFDAHLMVLADPELIGQIKETIRAKKVNAEAGLKEVTDMFITIFEGMEDNPYMQERAADIRDVTKRVLANLLGKKLPNPASINEEVIVIAHDLTPSDTAQLDKNFVKAFVTNIGGRTSHSAIMARTLEIAAVLGTNNITELVKDGDILAVSGISGEVVINPTEEQIAEFKAAGEAYAKQKAEWALLKDAKTVTADGKHFELAANIGTPKDVEGVNDNGAEAVGLYRTEFLYMDSQDFPTEDDQYEAYKAVLEGMNGKPVVVRTMDIGGDKELPYFDLPKEMNPFLGYRALRISISETGNQMFRTQLRALLRASVHGKLRIMFPMVALLKEFRTAKAILEEEKAKLVAEGVAVADDIQVGIMIEIPAAAMLADQFAKEVDFFSIGTNDLIQYTMAADRMNEQVSYLYQPYNPSILRLINNVIKAAHAEGKWAGMCGEMAGDQTAVPLLVGVGLDEFSMSATSVLRTRSLMKKLDTAKMQEYANRALTECSTMEEVLELSKEYVNFD, encoded by the coding sequence ATGACAGAAATGCTTAAAGGAATTGCAGCATCTGATGGTGTTGCCGTTGCCAAAGCATATCTACTCGTTCAACCGGATTTATCTTTCGAAACTATTACTGTCGAAGATACAAATGCAGAAGAGGCTCGTTTGGATGTTGCTCTTGAAGCTTCTCAAAACGAGCTTTCTCTTATCCGCGAGAAGGCTGTAGGTACGCTTGGTGAAGAAGCGGCGCAAGTATTTGACGCTCACTTGATGGTTCTAGCTGACCCTGAATTGATCGGTCAGATTAAAGAAACGATTCGTGCTAAGAAAGTAAATGCAGAAGCAGGTCTGAAAGAAGTTACAGACATGTTTATCACAATCTTTGAAGGCATGGAAGACAACCCATACATGCAGGAACGTGCAGCAGATATCCGCGACGTTACCAAACGTGTATTGGCAAATCTTCTTGGTAAGAAATTGCCAAACCCAGCTTCTATTAACGAAGAAGTAATCGTGATTGCACATGACTTGACTCCATCTGATACTGCTCAATTGGACAAAAACTTTGTAAAAGCTTTTGTAACAAACATTGGTGGACGTACAAGTCACTCAGCTATCATGGCTCGTACACTTGAAATTGCAGCTGTATTGGGTACAAACAACATCACTGAACTTGTAAAAGATGGCGACATTTTGGCTGTTTCAGGTATCTCAGGTGAAGTTGTAATCAACCCAACTGAAGAACAAATTGCAGAATTCAAAGCAGCTGGTGAAGCTTACGCTAAACAAAAAGCTGAATGGGCTCTTTTGAAGGATGCTAAAACTGTTACTGCAGATGGTAAACACTTTGAGTTGGCAGCTAACATCGGTACACCTAAAGACGTTGAAGGTGTGAATGATAACGGTGCAGAAGCTGTCGGTCTTTACCGTACAGAATTCTTGTACATGGATTCTCAAGACTTCCCTACAGAAGACGATCAATATGAAGCCTACAAAGCAGTTCTTGAAGGTATGAACGGTAAACCTGTTGTCGTTCGTACAATGGATATCGGTGGGGATAAAGAACTTCCTTACTTCGATCTTCCTAAAGAAATGAACCCATTCTTGGGTTACCGTGCTTTGCGTATCTCTATTTCTGAAACTGGTAACCAAATGTTCCGTACACAATTGCGTGCCTTGCTTCGTGCATCTGTTCACGGTAAATTGCGTATCATGTTCCCAATGGTTGCTTTGTTGAAAGAATTCCGTACTGCTAAAGCTATTCTTGAAGAAGAAAAAGCAAAATTAGTTGCTGAAGGTGTTGCAGTTGCGGATGATATCCAAGTTGGTATCATGATTGAAATCCCAGCCGCAGCTATGCTTGCAGATCAATTTGCTAAAGAAGTTGATTTCTTCTCAATTGGTACAAACGACCTTATCCAATACACTATGGCTGCTGACCGTATGAACGAACAAGTTTCATACCTTTACCAACCATATAACCCATCAATCCTTCGCTTGATTAACAACGTTATCAAAGCAGCTCACGCTGAAGGTAAATGGGCTGGTATGTGTGGTGAGATGGCTGGTGACCAAACAGCTGTTCCACTTCTTGTTGGAGTGGGCTTGGATGAGTTCTCTATGTCAGCTACATCTGTACTTCGTACACGTAGCTTGATGAAGAAACTTGACACAGCTAAGATGCAAGAATATGCAAATCGTGCTCTTACTGAATGTTCAACAATGGAAGAAGTTCTTGAGCTTTCAAAAGAATACGTTAACTTTGATTAA
- the coaB gene encoding phosphopantothenate--cysteine ligase encodes MKILVTSGGTSEAIDSVRSITNHSSGRLGKIITETLLEAGYEVCLITTLQAVKPVSHPNLTIIEIKNTVDLLQVMKDKVMDYQVLIHSMAVSDYTPVYMTGFGEVKASQDLTEFLDKKNQETKISSKEDVQVLFLKKNPKIISLVKEWNPKIHLIGFKLLVDVSQEHLIQVAQESLEKNQADLIVANDLTQISSDQHKAYLVEKNSFQTAMSKQEIADLLLEKIKSYD; translated from the coding sequence ATGAAAATTTTAGTTACTTCTGGTGGTACTAGCGAAGCAATTGATAGTGTTCGTTCAATAACCAACCACTCTTCTGGTAGACTAGGTAAGATTATCACCGAAACTCTTCTAGAGGCTGGTTATGAAGTTTGTTTGATTACCACTCTTCAGGCAGTTAAGCCAGTTAGTCATCCAAACTTAACCATCATCGAAATTAAAAATACAGTTGATTTGCTACAAGTCATGAAAGATAAGGTAATGGATTACCAGGTATTAATCCATTCTATGGCTGTATCAGATTACACTCCTGTCTATATGACTGGATTTGGTGAGGTTAAAGCTAGTCAAGATTTAACAGAGTTTTTAGATAAGAAAAATCAGGAAACCAAAATCTCATCTAAGGAAGACGTCCAGGTTCTATTTCTCAAGAAGAATCCAAAAATCATATCTCTTGTTAAAGAATGGAATCCTAAGATTCACCTGATAGGATTTAAATTACTGGTTGATGTCAGTCAGGAACATCTGATTCAAGTTGCTCAGGAAAGTCTTGAAAAGAACCAAGCTGATTTAATTGTCGCAAACGACCTTACTCAGATTAGTAGCGACCAACATAAGGCTTACTTAGTTGAAAAAAATTCTTTCCAAACTGCTATGAGTAAACAAGAAATTGCTGATTTACTTCTCGAGAAAATCAAAAGCTATGACTAA
- the lacD gene encoding tagatose-bisphosphate aldolase, which translates to MTLTENKRACLKKLSDENGIISALAFDQRGALKRLMAQYQTEEPTVAQMEELKVLVADELTKYASSMLLDPEYGLPATKALDPNAGLLLAYEKTGYDTTSTKRLPDCLDVWSAKRIKEQGADAVKFLLYYDVDSSDELNQQKQAYIERIGSECVAEDIPFFLEILAYDEKIADAGSAEYAKVKPHKVIGAMKVFSDPRFNIDVLKVEVPVNVKYVEGFAEGEVVHTREEAAAFFKAQDEATNLPYIYLSAGVSAKLFQETLVFAHESGANFNGVLCGRATWAGSVEAYIKDGEAAAREWLRTTGFENIDELNKVLQKTATSWTERV; encoded by the coding sequence ATGACTTTAACAGAAAATAAACGTGCTTGTTTGAAAAAACTCTCAGATGAAAATGGAATCATCTCAGCTCTTGCATTTGACCAACGTGGTGCTTTGAAACGCCTTATGGCTCAATACCAAACTGAAGAACCAACAGTAGCTCAAATGGAAGAACTCAAAGTTTTGGTAGCAGATGAATTGACTAAATATGCTTCATCTATGCTACTTGACCCTGAGTACGGACTTCCAGCTACAAAAGCTCTTGATCCAAATGCAGGTCTTCTCCTTGCTTATGAAAAAACAGGATACGATACAACAAGCACAAAACGCTTGCCAGACTGCTTGGATGTTTGGTCTGCAAAACGTATCAAAGAACAAGGTGCAGATGCTGTTAAGTTCTTGCTTTATTACGACGTAGATAGCTCTGACGAACTCAACCAACAAAAACAAGCCTATATCGAGCGTATTGGTTCTGAGTGTGTGGCAGAAGATATTCCATTCTTCCTTGAAATCTTGGCTTACGATGAAAAAATTGCTGATGCAGGTTCTGCTGAATACGCTAAAGTAAAACCTCACAAAGTTATTGGTGCTATGAAAGTCTTCTCAGATCCACGCTTTAACATTGATGTTTTGAAAGTAGAAGTTCCAGTTAACGTTAAATACGTTGAAGGCTTTGCTGAAGGTGAAGTTGTTCACACTCGTGAAGAAGCAGCAGCATTCTTCAAAGCACAAGACGAAGCTACAAATCTTCCATACATCTACTTGAGTGCGGGTGTATCCGCTAAACTCTTCCAAGAAACACTTGTATTTGCGCACGAATCAGGTGCAAACTTCAATGGTGTTCTTTGTGGACGTGCAACATGGGCTGGATCAGTTGAAGCTTACATCAAAGATGGTGAAGCAGCGGCACGCGAATGGCTTCGTACAACTGGTTTTGAAAACATTGATGAACTCAATAAAGTACTTCAAAAAACAGCTACTTCATGGACTGAACGCGTGTAA
- the udk gene encoding uridine kinase, which produces MQKRPIIIGVTGGSGGGKTSVSKAILSHFPNEKIAMIEHDSYYKDQSHLTFEERIKTNYDHPFAFDTDLMIEQIKELLAGRPVDIPTYDYAAHTRSSKTYRQEPQDVFIVEGILVLEDKRLRDLMDIKIFVDTDDDVRIIRRIKRDMEERGRSLDSVIDQYLGVVKPMYHQFIEPTKRYADIVIPEGVTNTVAIDLLTTKIEKILEEARLAQ; this is translated from the coding sequence ATGCAAAAGAGACCAATCATTATCGGAGTTACAGGGGGATCTGGTGGAGGAAAAACCAGTGTTTCTAAAGCAATCTTATCCCATTTCCCAAATGAAAAAATTGCTATGATTGAGCATGATTCCTACTATAAAGATCAATCACATTTAACCTTTGAAGAACGAATCAAAACTAATTATGACCATCCTTTTGCTTTTGATACTGACTTGATGATTGAGCAAATTAAGGAATTGTTGGCGGGGCGTCCTGTTGATATTCCTACCTATGATTATGCTGCCCATACAAGAAGCTCGAAAACCTATCGTCAAGAACCTCAAGATGTCTTTATTGTAGAAGGAATCTTGGTTTTGGAAGACAAACGTCTTCGTGATTTGATGGATATAAAGATTTTTGTGGACACTGATGATGATGTTCGTATCATCCGTCGTATTAAACGCGATATGGAAGAACGTGGTCGTAGTTTGGATAGCGTTATTGATCAGTACCTCGGAGTCGTAAAACCTATGTATCATCAATTCATTGAACCTACAAAACGTTACGCTGATATTGTAATTCCTGAAGGAGTAACCAATACTGTAGCGATTGACTTGTTGACTACTAAGATTGAAAAGATTTTAGAAGAAGCTCGTTTAGCCCAGTAA
- the coaC gene encoding phosphopantothenoylcysteine decarboxylase has product MARITLAITGSIAAYKTVDLVSSLKKQGHSVTVLMTQAATAFIQPLTLQVLSQNIVHLDVMQEPFPNQVNHIQIGKETDLFIVVPATANTIAKLAHGFADNMVTATALALPHFVPKLLAPAMNTKMYDHPATQANLKTLEDYGYTIISPKDSLLACGDIGRGALADLERILQQIKDKLHEQTL; this is encoded by the coding sequence ATGGCCCGTATTACACTCGCTATTACTGGATCTATTGCCGCATATAAGACAGTTGACCTAGTTAGTTCTTTGAAAAAACAGGGGCATTCTGTTACTGTTCTTATGACTCAGGCAGCAACTGCATTCATTCAGCCATTAACCTTACAAGTACTCTCTCAAAATATAGTACATCTCGATGTCATGCAGGAACCTTTTCCAAATCAAGTGAATCACATTCAAATAGGAAAAGAAACAGATTTATTTATCGTAGTTCCTGCGACAGCCAATACAATCGCTAAATTAGCTCACGGTTTTGCTGACAATATGGTGACTGCTACTGCTCTTGCTTTGCCACACTTTGTACCCAAACTATTGGCTCCAGCTATGAACACAAAGATGTATGACCACCCTGCGACCCAAGCTAATCTTAAAACTTTAGAAGATTATGGTTATACAATTATTTCTCCTAAAGATTCGCTACTAGCTTGTGGTGATATCGGTCGTGGCGCTCTCGCTGATCTTGAAAGAATTTTACAACAAATAAAGGATAAACTTCATGAACAAACGCTCTAA
- a CDS encoding phosphocarrier protein HPr, which translates to MASKDFHVVAETGIHARPATLLVQTASKFASDITLEYKGKSVNLKSIMGVMSLGVGQGADVTITAEGADADDAIAAISETMEKEGLA; encoded by the coding sequence ATGGCTTCTAAAGATTTCCACGTAGTGGCAGAAACAGGTATTCACGCACGTCCAGCAACATTGTTGGTACAAACTGCTAGCAAATTTGCTTCAGATATTACTCTTGAGTACAAAGGTAAATCAGTTAACCTTAAATCTATCATGGGTGTTATGAGCCTTGGTGTTGGTCAAGGTGCTGACGTTACAATTACTGCTGAAGGTGCAGACGCTGATGACGCTATTGCTGCTATCTCAGAAACAATGGAAAAAGAAGGATTGGCATAA
- the nrdF gene encoding class 1b ribonucleoside-diphosphate reductase subunit beta, with protein sequence METYYKAINWNAIEDVIDKSTWEKLTEQFWLDTRIPLSNDLDDWRKLSNQEKDLVGKVFGGLTLLDTMQSETGVNALRADIRTPHEEAVFNNIQFMESVHAKSYSSIFSTLNTKSEIEEIFEWTDTNPYLQKKAQIINEIYLNGTPLEKKVASVFLETFLFYSGFFTPLYYLGNNKLANVAEIIKLIIRDESVHGTYIGYKFQLGFNELPEEEQEKLKDWMYDLLYTLYENEEGYTESLYDGVGWTEEVKTFLRYNANKALMNLGQDPLFPDSADDVNPIVMNGISTGTSNHDFFSQVGNGYLLGEVEAMQDDDYNYGLD encoded by the coding sequence ATGGAAACTTACTACAAAGCCATTAACTGGAATGCCATCGAAGATGTCATTGATAAATCAACATGGGAAAAACTAACTGAACAATTTTGGTTAGATACTCGTATTCCTTTATCTAATGACTTAGATGACTGGAGAAAGTTATCAAATCAGGAAAAAGACTTGGTAGGAAAAGTCTTTGGTGGTTTGACACTTTTGGATACCATGCAGTCTGAAACTGGGGTAAATGCGCTCCGTGCTGATATCCGTACTCCTCACGAAGAAGCTGTTTTTAACAATATCCAATTTATGGAATCTGTTCACGCTAAGTCTTATTCTTCAATCTTTTCAACTTTAAATACCAAATCTGAAATTGAAGAAATTTTTGAGTGGACTGATACGAATCCATATCTTCAGAAAAAAGCACAAATCATCAATGAAATTTACCTCAATGGTACTCCTCTTGAAAAGAAAGTAGCCAGTGTATTCCTTGAAACCTTCCTCTTCTATTCTGGTTTCTTTACACCACTCTACTATCTTGGAAATAACAAATTGGCTAACGTTGCTGAAATCATTAAGTTGATCATTCGTGATGAGTCTGTTCACGGTACTTATATTGGTTATAAATTCCAACTTGGTTTTAATGAGTTACCTGAAGAAGAGCAAGAAAAATTAAAAGATTGGATGTACGACCTTCTCTACACACTTTATGAAAATGAAGAAGGTTATACCGAAAGCCTTTATGATGGTGTTGGATGGACAGAAGAAGTTAAAACCTTCCTACGTTACAACGCCAACAAAGCTCTTATGAATCTAGGGCAAGACCCTCTCTTCCCTGATTCAGCTGATGATGTCAACCCTATCGTTATGAACGGGATTTCAACCGGTACGTCTAACCACGACTTCTTCTCTCAAGTTGGTAACGGATATCTACTTGGTGAAGTTGAAGCCATGCAAGACGATGATTATAACTACGGATTAGATTAA
- a CDS encoding ECF transporter S component, which translates to MNKRSNIAPIAIFFASMIVIHLLSSILFNVLPFPIKPTIVHIPVIIASIIYGPRIGATLGFLMGMISLTVNTLTILPTSYLFSPFVPNGNLYSVVIAIVPRILIGLTPYFVYKLLKGKAGLIFAGALGSLTNTVFVLGGIFFLFGNVFDGNIQKLLATVISTNSIAELIISAILTLAIVPKLEKIKQ; encoded by the coding sequence ATGAACAAACGCTCTAATATTGCACCAATCGCTATCTTTTTTGCCAGTATGATTGTTATTCATTTACTGAGCTCAATCCTATTTAACGTGCTGCCCTTTCCTATTAAACCAACTATCGTCCACATTCCAGTAATTATTGCAAGTATTATCTATGGACCAAGAATTGGCGCAACATTAGGTTTCTTAATGGGAATGATTAGCTTGACTGTAAATACTCTCACAATTCTTCCAACCAGCTATCTCTTCTCACCTTTTGTACCTAATGGTAACCTATATTCAGTTGTGATTGCAATTGTCCCACGTATCTTGATCGGTTTGACACCTTATTTCGTTTATAAACTGCTAAAGGGAAAAGCCGGACTCATCTTCGCAGGTGCACTTGGCTCACTGACTAATACAGTATTTGTCTTAGGTGGTATCTTCTTCCTCTTTGGTAATGTTTTTGATGGAAATATTCAAAAACTATTAGCGACTGTTATCTCTACAAATTCGATAGCAGAATTAATTATCTCAGCTATTTTAACTCTCGCTATTGTTCCAAAACTTGAAAAAATTAAACAATAA
- the nrdE gene encoding class 1b ribonucleoside-diphosphate reductase subunit alpha → MGLKQLEDVTYFRLNNEINRPVNGQIMLHKDKEALDAFFKENVVPNSMVFDSITDKIDYLIKQDYIETAFIKKYRPEFLEELYQFIKDQNFQFKSFMAAYKFYNQYALKTNDGEYYLESMEDRVFFNALYFADGDEAIAIDIANEIIHQRYQPATPSFLNAGRARRGELVSCFLIQVTDDMNSIGRSINSALQLSRIGGGVGISLSNLREAGAPIKGYEGAASGVVPVMKLFEDSFSYSNQLGQRQGAGVVYLNVFHPDIIAFLSTKKENADEKVRVKTLSLGVVVPDKFYELARKNEEMYLFSPYSVEKEYGVPFNYIDITEKYDELVANPNIRKTKIKARDLETEISKLQQESGYPYIVNIDTANRANPVDGKIIMSNLCSEILQIQEPSLINDAQEFLKMGTDVSCNLGSTNVVNMMTSPDFGRSIRAMVRALTFVTDSSHIVAVPTIDHGNSQAHTFGLGAMGLHSYLAQQLIEYGSPESVEFTSIYFMLLNYWTLVESNNIARERGVTFHNFEKSDYANGSYFDKYTSGEFVPKSDRVKELFEGIFIPTAADWAELRDKVKADGLYHQNRLAVAPNGSISYINDVSASIHPITQRIEERQEKKIGKIYYPAAGLSTETIPYYTSAYDMDMRKVIDVYAAATEHVDQGLSLTLFMRSDIPTGLYEWKKENKQTTRDLSILRNYAFNKGIKSIYYVRTYTDDGGEVGANQCESCVI, encoded by the coding sequence ATGGGATTAAAACAACTTGAGGATGTAACTTACTTCCGTCTAAATAATGAAATCAACCGTCCTGTTAATGGACAAATCATGCTCCACAAAGATAAAGAAGCCTTGGACGCTTTCTTTAAAGAAAACGTTGTACCAAATTCTATGGTTTTTGATTCTATCACTGATAAAATTGATTACCTTATTAAACAAGACTATATCGAAACAGCGTTTATCAAAAAATATCGTCCTGAATTCTTAGAAGAGCTTTATCAATTTATTAAGGATCAAAACTTCCAGTTTAAGTCTTTCATGGCTGCATACAAGTTTTACAATCAATACGCCTTGAAAACTAACGATGGAGAGTACTATCTTGAGAGCATGGAAGACCGTGTCTTCTTTAACGCTCTTTACTTTGCTGATGGTGATGAAGCTATCGCAATTGATATTGCCAATGAAATCATCCACCAGCGCTACCAGCCTGCTACACCTTCATTCTTGAATGCAGGTCGTGCACGTCGTGGTGAATTGGTATCATGTTTCTTGATTCAGGTAACAGATGATATGAACTCTATCGGACGTTCTATCAACTCAGCTCTTCAACTTTCACGTATCGGTGGTGGTGTGGGAATTTCCCTCAGCAACCTTCGTGAAGCTGGAGCACCTATCAAGGGGTATGAAGGTGCTGCTTCTGGAGTCGTACCAGTTATGAAACTTTTTGAAGACAGCTTCTCTTACTCAAACCAACTTGGTCAACGTCAAGGTGCTGGGGTTGTTTACCTTAACGTCTTCCACCCAGACATTATCGCTTTCCTTTCTACTAAGAAAGAAAATGCTGATGAAAAAGTTCGTGTGAAGACACTTTCGCTTGGTGTTGTGGTACCTGATAAATTCTACGAATTGGCTCGTAAGAATGAAGAAATGTATCTTTTTAGCCCATACTCTGTAGAAAAAGAGTATGGCGTACCTTTTAACTACATCGATATCACAGAAAAATACGATGAATTGGTTGCAAATCCAAACATCCGCAAGACAAAAATCAAGGCTCGTGATTTGGAAACTGAAATTTCTAAATTGCAACAAGAATCTGGTTATCCTTATATTGTCAACATCGATACTGCTAACCGCGCAAATCCTGTCGATGGTAAGATTATCATGAGTAACTTGTGTTCAGAAATTCTCCAAATCCAAGAACCAAGCTTGATTAATGACGCACAAGAATTCCTTAAAATGGGTACTGACGTTTCATGTAACCTTGGTTCAACAAACGTGGTCAACATGATGACTTCACCTGACTTTGGACGTTCGATCCGTGCAATGGTACGTGCTTTAACCTTTGTAACAGATAGCTCACACATCGTTGCTGTTCCAACTATCGACCACGGAAATAGCCAAGCTCATACATTTGGACTTGGAGCAATGGGGCTTCACAGCTATCTTGCCCAACAATTGATTGAATACGGATCACCTGAATCTGTCGAATTCACCAGCATCTACTTCATGCTTTTGAACTACTGGACTTTGGTAGAATCAAACAACATTGCGCGTGAACGTGGTGTTACCTTCCACAACTTTGAAAAATCAGACTACGCAAACGGAAGCTACTTTGATAAGTACACAAGTGGTGAGTTTGTACCAAAATCTGATCGTGTTAAAGAACTTTTTGAAGGTATCTTTATCCCAACCGCTGCTGACTGGGCTGAACTTCGTGATAAAGTTAAGGCAGATGGACTTTACCACCAAAACCGCCTTGCAGTAGCACCAAATGGTTCTATCAGTTACATCAACGATGTTTCTGCTTCTATCCACCCAATCACTCAACGTATTGAAGAACGCCAAGAGAAGAAAATTGGTAAGATTTACTATCCTGCTGCAGGATTGTCAACTGAAACGATTCCTTACTACACTTCTGCCTATGACATGGATATGCGTAAAGTCATTGATGTTTATGCTGCGGCTACTGAGCACGTAGACCAAGGGCTTTCACTTACTCTCTTCATGCGTAGTGATATCCCAACAGGTCTTTATGAATGGAAGAAAGAGAACAAACAAACAACACGTGACTTGTCTATCCTTCGTAACTACGCCTTTAACAAGGGAATCAAGTCTATCTACTACGTTCGTACCTATACAGATGACGGCGGTGAAGTTGGTGCTAACCAATGTGAAAGCTGCGTGATTTAA
- the nrdH gene encoding glutaredoxin-like protein NrdH, with translation MVTVYSKNNCVQCKMTKRFLDSNNIAYREINLDEQPEFIEQVKELGFSAAPIIQTPTEVFSGFQPAKLKKLA, from the coding sequence ATGGTAACCGTTTATTCTAAAAATAATTGTGTTCAATGTAAAATGACCAAACGTTTCTTAGATAGTAACAACATTGCTTATCGCGAAATCAATCTTGACGAACAACCTGAATTTATTGAACAAGTTAAAGAGCTAGGCTTTAGCGCTGCTCCTATCATTCAAACACCAACTGAAGTTTTCTCTGGTTTCCAACCAGCAAAACTAAAAAAACTTGCTTAA
- a CDS encoding tagatose-6-phosphate kinase, whose amino-acid sequence MILTVTMNPSIDISYPLDELKIDTVNRVVDVTKTAGGKGLNVTRVLSEFGDSVVATGLVGGKLGDFLVENIDDKVTKRFFSIQGETRNCIAILHGDNQTEILEKGPEVQEKEGQDFLAYFKELLNTVEVVAISGSLPAGLPVDYYASLVELANLAGKPVVLDCSGAVLQAVLDSPHKPTVIKPNNEELSQLLGREISKDLDELKEVLQDPLFDGIEWIIVSLGANGAFAKHGDTFYKVDIPKIQVVNPVGSGDSTVAGIASGLFHKESDQELLTKANVLGMLNAQEKMTGHVNMANYQNLFDQLIVKEV is encoded by the coding sequence ATGATTTTAACAGTCACAATGAACCCATCCATTGATATTTCCTATCCTTTGGATGAATTGAAAATTGACACTGTCAACCGTGTGGTGGATGTCACTAAAACGGCTGGTGGTAAAGGTCTTAACGTTACTCGTGTACTATCAGAATTTGGTGACTCCGTAGTCGCAACAGGACTAGTGGGTGGTAAACTGGGTGATTTCCTAGTTGAAAATATTGACGATAAAGTCACCAAGCGTTTCTTCTCTATCCAAGGTGAAACACGTAACTGTATCGCTATTCTTCACGGTGATAACCAAACTGAAATTCTTGAAAAAGGTCCTGAGGTTCAAGAAAAAGAAGGACAAGATTTCTTGGCTTACTTCAAAGAACTTCTTAATACTGTAGAAGTAGTAGCTATTTCAGGTAGTCTACCAGCTGGACTCCCAGTTGATTATTATGCTAGTTTAGTGGAACTTGCTAACCTAGCCGGAAAACCTGTTGTATTGGACTGTTCAGGCGCTGTACTTCAGGCAGTTCTTGATTCTCCACACAAACCAACAGTCATCAAACCAAATAATGAAGAATTATCTCAACTTTTAGGAAGAGAGATTTCTAAAGATTTGGATGAATTAAAAGAAGTTCTTCAAGATCCTTTATTTGATGGAATTGAGTGGATTATCGTTTCTCTAGGTGCTAACGGTGCCTTTGCAAAACACGGGGATACTTTCTATAAAGTAGATATTCCAAAAATTCAAGTAGTAAATCCAGTTGGTTCTGGTGATTCTACTGTAGCAGGTATTGCATCAGGTCTTTTCCATAAAGAATCTGATCAAGAATTGTTGACAAAGGCGAATGTCCTTGGTATGCTAAATGCTCAAGAAAAAATGACCGGTCATGTCAATATGGCTAACTATCAAAATTTATTTGACCAATTAATTGTGAAAGAGGTATAA
- a CDS encoding DeoR/GlpR family DNA-binding transcription regulator, translated as MLKQEKLDMILDIVNTRGTITVKEIMNRLDISDMTARRYLQELADKDLLVRVHGGAEKLRSGSLLANERSNIEKQGLQIAEKQEIAKFAGHLVEERETIFIGPGTTLEFFARELPIYNIRVVTNSLPVFIILNERKLTDLILIGGNYREITGAFVGTLTLQDIESLQFSKAFVSCNGIKDQAIATFSEDEGEVQKLALNNANKKILLADHSKFNKFDFYTFYNIADIDTIISDSKLSQETLKTLSKQTKIIKSTP; from the coding sequence ATGCTCAAGCAAGAAAAACTAGATATGATTTTAGATATTGTCAATACAAGAGGAACCATCACTGTCAAAGAAATAATGAATCGTTTAGATATTTCTGATATGACTGCTCGACGTTATCTACAAGAGTTGGCTGACAAGGATTTACTTGTTCGAGTACATGGAGGTGCTGAAAAACTTCGTTCTGGTTCTCTATTAGCAAACGAACGTTCAAACATTGAAAAACAAGGTTTACAAATCGCTGAAAAACAAGAAATCGCAAAATTTGCTGGTCATTTAGTCGAAGAAAGAGAAACGATTTTTATCGGTCCAGGTACTACTCTTGAGTTCTTTGCTCGTGAACTTCCAATTTATAACATACGTGTAGTGACAAATAGCTTACCTGTTTTCATTATCTTGAATGAAAGAAAACTGACTGATTTAATTTTGATTGGTGGAAATTATCGAGAAATCACTGGTGCCTTTGTCGGAACCTTAACGCTCCAAGATATCGAAAGCCTTCAATTCTCTAAAGCTTTTGTTAGTTGCAATGGTATAAAAGATCAAGCTATCGCTACTTTTAGCGAAGATGAAGGCGAAGTCCAAAAGTTAGCATTAAATAATGCTAATAAAAAGATTCTTCTTGCGGACCACAGTAAATTTAATAAGTTTGATTTTTATACTTTCTATAATATCGCTGATATTGATACAATTATTTCAGACTCAAAACTTAGCCAAGAAACCCTAAAAACTTTGTCTAAACAAACAAAAATTATTAAGTCGACACCTTAA